The Sulfurimonas aquatica genomic sequence TTCCCTGCCTTTTATCTTCATAGCTATGGTTGTTGCAGCTGATGGCTGGTTTGGTTTTTGGCTTTTGTTTATGGGTGTTTTAGCTGCACTTAGTGCTAGAAACTTTGCTATGGGTGTAAACCGTTATGCAGACCGTGACATTGATGCACAAAACCCAAGAACGTCTGGACGTCCAAATGTTGATGGGCGCTTGAATGCTTCGAGTATTTTACTTTTTATCTTTGTAAACGCCATTATATTTATCGCAGTAGCGTATATGATTAATCCTCTAGCGTTAAAGTTAAGTGTCCCTATATTGATTGTTCTTGGTTCTTATTCTTACTTTAAACGCTTCTCATCTTTAGCACACATCATACTAGGGATATCATTAGGTCTAGCTCCAATAGCTGGCGTTATAGCGGTTAGTGCGACTATCCCGTTATGGTCTGTATTTTTAAGTTTAGGCGTTGTTTTTTGGGTAGCAGGATTTGATCTGTTATACTCACTGCAAGATATGGAGTTTGATAAAGAAAATTCTCTGCACTCTATCCCATCAAAATATGGTTCAGAAAATACACTGAAAATTTCAGCATACTTTCATAGCTTAACGGTACTTTTTTGGGTACTCTTTGTATATTATTCAGGTTTGGGAGCAGTGGCTTACGTAGCAGCAATTGGAAGCGCGCTTGTTCTTGCATATGAGCAAAAACTTGTGAGAAAAGATTTCACTCAGATTGATAGAGCGTTTTTTACAGTCAATGGTTACCTTGGTATCGCATTTTTTACCTTAATAGTAATAGATAGGATTGTAGCATGAGTGAACCGCGTTTAGTTGCAGCGCCGATACATATATATTTCAGTGAAGCCGAAACAGATTTACTAACATATGAGAGAGAATACCAACAACTTAGTGAAACAGATGATGATCCCATCTCTCAATGGCTAAAACTAGCTAAGGCCCGTGGGGATACAAGAGAAACAGATCAGGTTTTACTGCAACTTGTAGTAGAGCTTCACAGAAAAGTAGACGCTCTGGAGATGTTCATAAAAGATGAAAAACCAAGTAGAGTATCGCTGACAAATGAGATGCAGATTAACTCCATAGGTTTTGAGTACTTTAACCTTGAAGAGCCTTCATTAGATGTTGGTAAGATTTACTATGGTCGCATAGAGATGCCAGTTTATCCTAAGCACGACGTTGGAGTCTTTTTTGAAGCACTTAGCCCTACGCTTGCTAAGTTTACTAAGATGCATGAGCGAGATGAAAAAGAGTGGGCAGCATATATGACTGCACGCGAAAGAATACTAATCCGAGAAGCAAGAGAGAAGAAATAGTGAATATTGAACACTTTAACATAGAGTATGTCGTTGTAATTATGGCGGCTATTATTTTATACCTTTTATATTATGTTTACACAAAAGATGCAGATTACACAAAAAACATTCGCTCCGTTGCCTCTGTTGTCGAAGAGCTAAATCGTGAGCTGTTTTATATGAAAAAAAACATAAGTGAAACGCAGGGAAGTATTAAAGAGAACTCGCAAAGAATGAACGATGAAGAGATTTATCAAGAGATTGAACGCAGCGTTTATGACATGGTTCAGCCACTAAGCGCAGGTTTTAAACAACTCCAAGAAAATATAAACGCGATAGATGTGGAAATAGGTAGTCGTATTACTCAGCTTGAGAGTGGCGTGAAGCAGATATCCATTCCATCTTCGATTCATGGAAATGACGACGAGAAGATTATTTCACTTTTTAAGCAAGGTGTTTCCGTTGAGACGATATCAAAAGAGCTTCATATCTCAAAACCCGAAGTTGAGTTTGTTCTAAAAATCAACAAAATAAAGTAAGCAGAGCGAGCATGAGCGCAGATAGACAACTTTTTACACTTGTTGGCATACTTATTATGACTAGTATAGTATTGTCTTACACTCTTGCTCCCTATACAACGCTTCTCTTTGGCGTGAATGAGTTTCATTTCGCTATCCGTCAAGCTATTTTTGGATTTCTTGGAATCACTATCATTTTTATCCTCTCGCAATTAGACCCAGAAAAATGGTTAAAACCAGTAGGCTTCTTACTCTTTTTTGGCTCACTGTTTTTAATGGTAGCTATGCCATTTTTACCTGAGAGTTTAGTCTCAGAAGTAGGTGGGGCTAAACGCTGGATTAAAGTAGCCGGGTTTTCTTTGGCTCCCGTTGAGTTCTTCAAGGTTGGATTTGTTTACTTTTTAGCATGGAGTTTTTCTAGAAAACTAGGCCATCATGATGGAATGGGACTAACAAATGAGTTTAAGCGTTTCTTACCTTATGGCGTTATATTTGTGGGGGCGATGTTTATTATCGCGTTTTTACAAAAAGATTTAGGTCAGGTTGTTGTTTTGGGACTTACTCTAATCTTTATGCTTATATTTGCTGGAAGTAGTTTTAGATTTTTCTTTTCCATTCTTGGAGCAATTTTTGGCGCGGTTATTCTTTTTATATTAACCGCAGAACATAGAATCATCCGTATAAAGTCTTGGTGGGCGCTTGCTCAAAACTCGGTACTTGAAATATTTCCAGATTCTATTGCAGATAAGTTGAGAGTGCCAGTAGAAGTTGAGCCTTATCAGATAGGACACTCTTTAAACGCCATACATAATGGCGGTTTTTTTGGCGTTGGAATAAGCAATGGAACATTTAAACTTGGTTTTTTAAGTGAAGTTCATACTGACTTTGTCTTAGCTGGACTTGCTGAAGAGTTTGGATTCTTGGGTGTAACGTTTGTCGTAGTCGTATTTTTATGGATGCTTCAGAGAATTTTTAAAGTAGCAAACCGTACAAAAGATAGAAGTGCTTATCTATTTAGCATAGGTATAGGGCTTAGTCTCTCATTTGCATTTTTAGTAAACGCTTATGGTATCAGTGGAATTACTCCGATTAAAGGTATTTCAGTTCCATTTTTAAGTTATGGGGGTTCTGCTATGTTAGGTGCGGCGTTTGGCGTTGGAATGGTTCTAATGGCTTCAAGAAAAGCGGATATGAGCTAAGATGAAGTTATGTATAACGGGTGGGGGCACTGGTGGTCACTTAATGATAGCCGAAGCTCTTGTGGCAGAGGCCGTTTCTCGTGGTCATGAGGCTATTTTTATAGGTTCTACTAAGGGACAAGACAGAAAATACTTTGAGTTCAATAGTCAGTTTTCTCATGTGTACTTTTTACAAACAACAGGCGTGGTAAATCAAAAAGGCTTGGGAAAACTAAAGGCATTGTGGAAAGTTTTTTTAGCTTTTTTAAAGGCTCGAGCCTTACTTAAAAAGCATAAAGTTCAAGCTGTATACAGTGTTGGCGGATTTTCTGCGGCACCTGCGTCATTTGCAAGTCTGAGTCGCTTTACTCCTCTGTTTATACATGAACAAAATGCGGTTACTGGAAGACTCAATGCTCTTTTAAAACCATATGCAAAAAGTTTTATATCGGCATATGAAGATGACTCAAAGATAAAAGGTTATCCCATAAAAGAGATTTTTTATAAATCTGCGCATAAACGCCAGAATTTAAAAACAATCATATTTTTAGGTGGCTCTCATGGAGCGAAGGCTATAAATGATTTAGCACTTAGTGTGGCGTTAGAGTTAGATAGTCGCGGCATAGCTATTATTCATCAAGCAGGTGAAGCTGATTATGAGAGAGTAAGAGATGAGTATGAAAAGCTGGGCTTAAGAATAGAACTCTATGGATTTACTAAAGAGTTACCAGAACTTATAACAAAAGCTGATTTGGCAGTAAGTCGTGCAGGAGCAAGTACTCTTTGGGAGCTTACAGCAAATGGATGCCCAGCTTTTTATATTCCCTATCCTTATGCAGCGGGAGATCATCAGTATCATAACGCGAAGTTTATAGTTGATAATGAGATGGGTTGGTGTGAGAGAGAAGGTGAGCAGTTAAAATCTAAGTTTTTAGATATATTAGAGAGTGACCTTGAGCAAAAAAGTACAAAGCTACTCTCATATAGTTCAAAAGACGTAGCGGAAAAAATGATAAAAGACGTTGAGGAAAGTATAAAATGATAAAAGAGTTAGCACAGATTTTAGTAGATCTTATTTTTGACTGGGGGTATCTAGGGATATTTTTATTAATGGCTGTAGAGAGTAGTTTCATCCCCTTTCCAAGTGAAATAGTCCTTATTCCTGCAGGTTATTTAGCCTCAAAAGGTGATATGAATATAGTGATGATTATGATAAGTGCTCTTGGAGGCTCTTTAATAGGTGCGTTTATTAACTACTATCTCGCCCTCACTCTTGGGAGAAAACTTTTAACGAAGTATGGAAAGTACTTTTTTATTAAAGAAGAAGCCCTTGTTAAGATGGAGAGTTATTTTAAGAAACATGGGCATATCTCTACGTTTACAGGAAGACTCATCCCGGGAATTCGTCAGCTAATTTCGATTCCCGCAGGGCTTGCTCGTATGAATTTGGCACAGTTTACGCTCTTCACGTCTTTAGGTGCAGGTATTTGGGCTTTGATTTTAGTACTTTTGGGTTATATCATAGGTGAAAATCAAGAACTAATAGATATCTATCTTAAGCAGATAACAATGGGTGTTTTAGCTTTGATGGTTATCGTAGCTTTTGTATACTACAAATATAAAAAAAATAGGGATTAATTATGGATTATATGTTCGCACAAGGTTTTTTAGGAACTAGGGCTCCATTTTTTATGGATTTTGTTACTTTAATAGTTGCTGTTTTACCGCTTTTAGTTTTTAGCTCCATCCTTCTAGCAAGACAAGGAAGATACAAACTTCATGCTCTTACTCAAAACTTGATTTTTATCGTATCTGTTATAGTTGTTGGTTATTTTGAGTATGGCGTTCGCGTTGGTGGAGGATTTGATTTTTTCATCAGTGAAAGTGGCGTTTCTAAAAGTTACGCTTCGGTTGTAATGGTATTGCATATTATGATAGCTATTGTTACGTTTTTTACTTGGGTTGTTACAGTCTTTAAGGCAAATATACAGTTTTCAAAAGGTCTCATTCCAGGAGAAAAATCAACTTCTCATAAATCATTAGCGCGTAAAACATTTTTAGGAATTATATTTACGTCATTTAGTGGTATTTGGGTTTATGTACTTCTTTTTGTGTACTAATAAAATTAAATTAAGGAATAAGAAAAATGATACAAATAGATGAAAAAGCACCGGAGTTTTGCTTACCAAATCAAGATGATGTAGAGATATGCTCTCGTGATTTAAAAGGAAAATGGGTAGTTTTATACTTTTACCCAAAAGATAGTACACCAGGGTGTACAACTGAAGCATGTGAATTTACAGAAGCTGCACCAGACTTTTCTTCACTTGACGCAGTTATCATTGGAGTGAGCGCAGATAGCACTAAACGCCATCGTAACTTCATAGAGAAGCAAAACTTAGCTATCACACTACTAAGTGATGAGAGTACGGAAATGATGCAAGAGTATGGTGTTTGGCAACTCAAAAAGAACTATGGCAAAGAGTATATGGGAATATCTCGTACAACAATGATTATAGACCCTGATGGAGTTGTAAAGGCACTATGGGAAAAGGTAAGAGTTAAAGAGCATGTTGCTAAAGTGAAAGTAGAACTTGAGAGATTGACTGCAATCTAATTAGTAGTTAAATATAGTATGAAAAATAAGTCACTTTAAATAGTGACTTATAGAGAAAGTATTTTAACTATAGATAAGGGACCGTTTAAAAATCTGTGTCAATCGGGTAAAATAACAATTACTCAAGGACACACAGATGAAGATAGAAATAGATGCAGAGCAATTTGCTCGTGATATAAAGGCTGGTAAGAGTATCAGTGGTAAAGATGGAGCATTAAGCTCTTTAATAAAGCAACTTACAGAAGCTGCTCTCTCCGCAGAAATAGATTCCCATTTAACACAAGATATCTCAAAGAACCGTAAAAATGGCTATGCCACTAAAACTATGAAAAGTGAACATGGTGAATTTGAACTTGATGTTCCAAGAGACCGTAGTGGTAGTTTTGAGCCTGAGATTGTAAAGAAAAATCAACGAACTATGTCAGGTGAGATAGAAGATAAAATACTTGCTCTTTACTCTCATGGTAACAGCTACTCTCAAATAGCAAAGCTTATCGAAGATATTTACGGTGTAGGCTTTTCTAAGGGTGCAATCAGTACAGTAACAGATAAAATAATACCTATGCTTCAAGAGTGGAAAGTTCGTCCTCTTGAAGAAGTATATCCTTTTATATTTTTAGATGCGATTCACTATAAAGTAAAAGAGGATGGAAGATATATCTCAAAAGCATTTTATACCGTTCTCGGTGTCGGCATTGATGGGAAGAAAGAGATACTTGGTCTCTATCTCAATGAGAGTGAAGGTGCTAAGTTCTGGCTACAGGTACTTACTGATTTATCTCATCGTGGTGTTAAAGATATACTCATCGCTTCCGTTGATGGTTTAAAAGGCTTTCCTGAAGCCATAAACTCAGTCTATCCTGACACAGAAGTACAACTCTGTATTGTTCATCAAATCCGAAATTCACTTAAATATGTAGGTTCCGCTAATCAAAAGCAGTTCGCAAAAGAGTTGAAGAAAGTCTATCAAGCCTTTACGAAAGAAGAAGCTGAAATTGAACTCGATAAGCTTGAAGAAAAATGGGGTAAAAAATATCCAATCGTTTTTACTTCTTGGAGAAATAAATGGGATAATCTGTCTGTATATTTTAAATATCCAGCTGATATTAGAAAAGTAATCTATACCACCAATATCATTGAGTCTGTGCATCGACAGTTCAGAACACTGACTAAGACTAAAGGTGCTTTCCCTAATGATAATAGCTTATTAAAATTACTCTATATGGGCATCCAGAATGCCTCAAAAAAATGGACTATGCCAGTTAGAAACTGGAGCTTAACTATCTCTCAACTCTCAATTCACTTTGAGGGGAGATTAGATAAAGCTCTTAATTTATGATACAATTTTAGGAATTACTCGATACTGACACAGATTATTGAACACTACCATAGATAAGAACTAAAAAGCTCTAAAATCTATAACGTAGGTAAGCACGGATATCTTGTGCAGTATCCACTGTTACTGTTGAACCAGTCATTGGCGTTAAATCTTTAATTAACACTGCACTACCAGTATCCCC encodes the following:
- the mqnP gene encoding menaquinone biosynthesis prenyltransferase MqnP, which codes for MQRAIQKAKDFNELVMFEHSIFSLPFIFIAMVVAADGWFGFWLLFMGVLAALSARNFAMGVNRYADRDIDAQNPRTSGRPNVDGRLNASSILLFIFVNAIIFIAVAYMINPLALKLSVPILIVLGSYSYFKRFSSLAHIILGISLGLAPIAGVIAVSATIPLWSVFLSLGVVFWVAGFDLLYSLQDMEFDKENSLHSIPSKYGSENTLKISAYFHSLTVLFWVLFVYYSGLGAVAYVAAIGSALVLAYEQKLVRKDFTQIDRAFFTVNGYLGIAFFTLIVIDRIVA
- the bcp gene encoding thioredoxin-dependent thiol peroxidase, which translates into the protein MIQIDEKAPEFCLPNQDDVEICSRDLKGKWVVLYFYPKDSTPGCTTEACEFTEAAPDFSSLDAVIIGVSADSTKRHRNFIEKQNLAITLLSDESTEMMQEYGVWQLKKNYGKEYMGISRTTMIIDPDGVVKALWEKVRVKEHVAKVKVELERLTAI
- a CDS encoding DedA family protein, which produces MIKELAQILVDLIFDWGYLGIFLLMAVESSFIPFPSEIVLIPAGYLASKGDMNIVMIMISALGGSLIGAFINYYLALTLGRKLLTKYGKYFFIKEEALVKMESYFKKHGHISTFTGRLIPGIRQLISIPAGLARMNLAQFTLFTSLGAGIWALILVLLGYIIGENQELIDIYLKQITMGVLALMVIVAFVYYKYKKNRD
- a CDS encoding FtsW/RodA/SpoVE family cell cycle protein; the protein is MSADRQLFTLVGILIMTSIVLSYTLAPYTTLLFGVNEFHFAIRQAIFGFLGITIIFILSQLDPEKWLKPVGFLLFFGSLFLMVAMPFLPESLVSEVGGAKRWIKVAGFSLAPVEFFKVGFVYFLAWSFSRKLGHHDGMGLTNEFKRFLPYGVIFVGAMFIIAFLQKDLGQVVVLGLTLIFMLIFAGSSFRFFFSILGAIFGAVILFILTAEHRIIRIKSWWALAQNSVLEIFPDSIADKLRVPVEVEPYQIGHSLNAIHNGGFFGVGISNGTFKLGFLSEVHTDFVLAGLAEEFGFLGVTFVVVVFLWMLQRIFKVANRTKDRSAYLFSIGIGLSLSFAFLVNAYGISGITPIKGISVPFLSYGGSAMLGAAFGVGMVLMASRKADMS
- a CDS encoding DUF420 domain-containing protein, whose product is MDYMFAQGFLGTRAPFFMDFVTLIVAVLPLLVFSSILLARQGRYKLHALTQNLIFIVSVIVVGYFEYGVRVGGGFDFFISESGVSKSYASVVMVLHIMIAIVTFFTWVVTVFKANIQFSKGLIPGEKSTSHKSLARKTFLGIIFTSFSGIWVYVLLFVY
- the murG gene encoding undecaprenyldiphospho-muramoylpentapeptide beta-N-acetylglucosaminyltransferase; amino-acid sequence: MKLCITGGGTGGHLMIAEALVAEAVSRGHEAIFIGSTKGQDRKYFEFNSQFSHVYFLQTTGVVNQKGLGKLKALWKVFLAFLKARALLKKHKVQAVYSVGGFSAAPASFASLSRFTPLFIHEQNAVTGRLNALLKPYAKSFISAYEDDSKIKGYPIKEIFYKSAHKRQNLKTIIFLGGSHGAKAINDLALSVALELDSRGIAIIHQAGEADYERVRDEYEKLGLRIELYGFTKELPELITKADLAVSRAGASTLWELTANGCPAFYIPYPYAAGDHQYHNAKFIVDNEMGWCEREGEQLKSKFLDILESDLEQKSTKLLSYSSKDVAEKMIKDVEESIK
- a CDS encoding IS256 family transposase — translated: MKIEIDAEQFARDIKAGKSISGKDGALSSLIKQLTEAALSAEIDSHLTQDISKNRKNGYATKTMKSEHGEFELDVPRDRSGSFEPEIVKKNQRTMSGEIEDKILALYSHGNSYSQIAKLIEDIYGVGFSKGAISTVTDKIIPMLQEWKVRPLEEVYPFIFLDAIHYKVKEDGRYISKAFYTVLGVGIDGKKEILGLYLNESEGAKFWLQVLTDLSHRGVKDILIASVDGLKGFPEAINSVYPDTEVQLCIVHQIRNSLKYVGSANQKQFAKELKKVYQAFTKEEAEIELDKLEEKWGKKYPIVFTSWRNKWDNLSVYFKYPADIRKVIYTTNIIESVHRQFRTLTKTKGAFPNDNSLLKLLYMGIQNASKKWTMPVRNWSLTISQLSIHFEGRLDKALNL